Proteins co-encoded in one Ralstonia sp. RRA genomic window:
- the upp gene encoding uracil phosphoribosyltransferase produces MKQDPRFPNLFILNHPLIQHKLTHMRDKDTSTRTFRELLREITLLMGYEITRNLPLTSRHIDTPMGPMEAPVIAGRKLAVVPVLRAGVGMSDGLVELIPSARIGHIGVYRDEHHRPVEYLVRLPDLEDRTFILCDPMVATGYSAVHAIDVMKKRGVPDENILFLALVAAPEGVEVFQKAHPGVKLFVASLDSHLDDNAYIIPGLGDAGDRLFGTKN; encoded by the coding sequence ATGAAACAAGATCCGCGCTTCCCCAATCTGTTCATCCTCAATCACCCGCTGATCCAGCACAAGCTCACGCACATGCGCGACAAGGACACGTCCACGCGTACCTTCCGCGAGCTGCTGCGCGAGATCACGCTGCTGATGGGCTATGAAATCACGCGCAACCTGCCGCTGACCAGCCGCCACATCGACACGCCGATGGGCCCGATGGAAGCGCCCGTCATCGCTGGCCGCAAGCTGGCCGTGGTGCCGGTGCTGCGCGCGGGCGTAGGCATGAGCGATGGGCTGGTCGAGCTGATTCCGTCGGCGCGCATCGGCCATATCGGCGTGTACCGCGACGAGCACCACCGCCCGGTGGAATACCTCGTGCGCCTGCCGGATCTGGAAGACCGCACCTTTATCCTGTGCGATCCGATGGTCGCCACCGGTTACTCGGCCGTGCACGCCATCGACGTGATGAAGAAGCGCGGCGTGCCGGACGAGAACATCCTCTTCCTGGCGTTGGTGGCCGCACCGGAAGGCGTGGAGGTGTTCCAGAAGGCGCATCCGGGCGTGAAGCTGTTCGTCGCCTCGCTCGATTCGCACCTGGATGACAACGCCTACATCATCCCCGGCCTGGGCGATGCGGGCGACCGCCTGTTCGGCACGAAGAACTGA